The following proteins are encoded in a genomic region of Ostrea edulis chromosome 7, xbOstEdul1.1, whole genome shotgun sequence:
- the LOC130047829 gene encoding uncharacterized protein LOC130047829: MAISLLLMVQTFGQNWKFHTEEEFVKSEDDIKVHPLQKRILKRESHLHSKNLNPDITGKFRNPHNAQGNASIICIPVFKLDKNDVKKAREQIDSDRSEEGHGFLFQIHLNYPSFDELTKNLKEPYKFRNDFLHWQFVQKKETFLAQLPVDFDLITFNLLMVDKEERVLPDIHVSLNMNDSNCEITDDNKHLIIDAMHTLLWKEMLANFTTYILCNRQFETSKFRNITYYLTTIWIGYDLNCTRDPSKGGKPIYLKKDDFPLVAPFISFFLSLQFVWIFVILEIGKRESDHQDVQKEEETNESSRERENEDMKGVELSFNYKEGDRPYGLLRFALKVLFSKYSEVDGNCNCCNKLCNWISQYVYNSPSFRLMFIIWFFILFPFGLYRTVYRKHITSTLYEDYRHVVGTSEPIFDFLPCENSAYILDVVYATLGSFIGMSICSALYNIYMSSRASHKVSDRFTSHIEIMKQNCIKLGHSFCVCLCCRCDCSKCCCSQCCKCCCSQCCENNQTSRGQSSESNTVSAGPSSESKKDSAGPSSESKRDSTGPSNNIVKDFICNCINYCIKCFERHDKTRVCCSCRIRHKSNNKRDGKQAARLSIQQRSDSDNNSPSQSSDGDPKLSCTKQFLCSLICIPWHCIVCIFPIIDLIGLSIHEKAICCYNCRCFVKCKNSESRESHSYSKIDTSLDFSSDDCTSCKSCCSQCRAEVCKYINIVIFEIIGIPVCFIFLRPMITTFTFVFRSLTYILFIALPIRIHLYRYLVLIMTALFYICRYYSELVTMYSEILSYIFTVQKDDNKSKHECKTIDEELFTFIFGKLLFVKKQFFYFLFKSVVVSIYIFIIIETLLMSGRSTSATNLKEPFEIILFLVGPYVISFFVKTGGNYLAEENKCAIRKAYKEFNESQTGIELITIHNASGL, translated from the coding sequence ATGGCAATTAGTTTACTGCTTATGGTTCAAACGTTTGGacaaaattggaaatttcaCACAGAGGAAGAATTTGTTAAGTCTGAAGATGATATCAAAGTTCATCCATTGCAAAAAAGAATCTTAAAAAGGGAATCGCATTTACATAGCAAAAACTTAAATCCTGATATTACTGGAAAGTTTAGAAATCCACACAACGCGCAAGGGAATGCATCAATCATATGTATCCCGGTCTTTAAATTAGACAAAAATGATGTGAAAAAAGCAAGAGAACAAATAGATTCTGATCGCAGTGAGGAAGGCCATGGTTTCCTCTTTCAAATCCATTTGAATTATCCTTCTTTCGATGAATTAACAAAGAATTTGAAAGAGCCATATAAATTTAGAAATGACTTCCTTCACTGGCAATTCGTTCAGAAGAAAGAAACATTTCTTGCACAATTACCAGTGGATTTTGACCTCATTACATTTAACCTGCTCATGGTAGACAAGGAGGAGAGAGTTTTaccagatatacatgtatctttaaatATGAACGATTCCAATTGTGAAATTACCGATGATAATAAGCATCTCATTATTGATGCTATGCATACATTACTCTGGAAAGAAATGTTAGCCAATTTTACTACCTATATCTTATGCAATAGACAATTCGAAACCAGTAAATTCAGAAATATCACATATTATTTAACAACGATATGGATCGGATATGACTTGAATTGCACTAGGGATCCTTCCAAAGGTGGAAAGCCCATATATCTGAAAAAGGATGACTTTCCTCTTGTCGCTCCATTTATATCCTTTTTCTTGTCGCTTCAATTTGTTTGGATATTTGTAATTTTGGAAATTGGCAAAAGGGAATCTGACCACCAGGATGTGCAGAAAGAAGAGGAGACCAACGAGTCAAGCcgagagagagaaaatgaagACATGAAGGGGGTAGAATTATCCTTTAACTATAAGGAAGGGGACCGACCTTATGGTTTACTAAGATTTGCCTTGAAAGTTTTGTTTTCCAAATATTCTGAAGTTGATGGAAATTGTAATTGTTGCAATAAGTTGTGTAACTGGATTAGCCAATATGTCTACAACTCACCTTCATTCCGACTCATGTTCATCATATGGTTTTTTATTCTATTTCCATTCGGATTGTATCGCACAGTGTATAGAAAACACATAACAAGTACTCTATATGAAGATTACAGACATGTTGTAGGCACGAGTGAGCCAATATTTGATTTCCTGCCATGTGAAAATTCAGCCTATATTCTGGATGTTGTGTATGCGACGTTAGGTTCATTTATTGGAATGTCTATTTGCAGTGCTCTGTATAATATTTATATGTCTTCACGTGCTTCACACAAAGTCAGTGATAGATTTACGAGCCATAtagaaataatgaaacaaaattgtataaaattAGGGCACAGCTTTTGTGTCTGTTTATGCTGTCGTTGTGATTGTAGTAAATGTTGCTGTAGTCAGTGTTGTAAATGTTGCTGTAGTCAGTGTTGTGAAAATAATCAAACTTCCCGAGGTCAGAGTAGTGAAAGTAATACAGTTTCCGCTGGTCCGAGTAGTGAAAGTAAAAAAGATTCCGCTGGTCCGAGTAGTGAAAGTAAAAGAGATTCCACTGGTCCGAGTAATAATATTGTTAAAGATTTCATTTGTAATTGTATTAATTACTGTATAAAGTGTTTTGAGCGTCATGATAAAACCCGTGTGTGTTGTTCGTGTAGAATAAGACATAAATCAAATAATAAACGTGACGGAAAACAAGCGGCAAGGTTGTCAATTCAGCAGAGAAGTGATAGTGATAACAATTCCCCTAGTCAGAGTAGCGATGGTGATCCAAAATTGTCATGTACCAAACAGTTTTTGTGTTCCCTTATTTGCATACCTTGGcattgtattgtgtgtattttCCCTATAATTGACCTCATTGGATTATCCATTCATGAAAAAGCAATATGTTGTTACAATTGTAGATGTTTTGTCAAATGTAAAAACAGTGAATCGCGGGAATCGCATAGTTACTCCAAAATTGATACTTCGCTTGATTTTTCTAGTGATGATTGTACATCATGTAAATCGTGTTGTAGCCAATGTAGGGCCGAAGTCTGCAAATACATAAACATCGTCATATTCGAAATAATAGGAATTCCTGTTTGTTTTATCTTTCTACGTCCTATGATCACGACCTTTACCTTTGTCTTCAGATCACTAACATACATATTGTTTATCGCATTACCGATTCGGATACATTTATATAGATATCTTGTACTTATAATGACAGCTCTTTTCTATATCTGTAGATACTATTCTGAACTTGTCACCATGTATTCAGAAATTCTGTCGTACATATTTACAGTTCAGAAAGATGATAATAAAAGTAAACACGAATGTAAAACTATCGATGAAGAACTGTTTACATTCATCTTTGGAAAGTTACTCTTTGTAAAGAaacaattcttttattttttgtttaaaagtgTTGttgtatctatttatatatttattattattgagACACTGCTAATGAGTGGCAGGTCAACATCGGCAACAAATTTGAAAGAACCATTTGAAATCATACTTTTCTTAGTGGGCCCATATGTCATTTCGTTTTTTGTAAAAACAGGTGGAAATTACCTTGCAGAGGAAAATAAATGCGCAATCAGAAAGGCATACAAAGAATTCAATGAATCACAAACTGGTATAGAACTAATTACAATTCATAATGCATCTGGATTGTGA